A region from the Maridesulfovibrio zosterae DSM 11974 genome encodes:
- a CDS encoding Rne/Rng family ribonuclease has translation MTVNDNKKKKEKMFISVLPEEQVEVALTQEGQVIEYYVEMLHQAKTKGNIYKGYIHNIDAALQAAFINYGAERNGFLQVDEVHPEYYQGTYKLKKGHRFPLLQKVLKPGQEIFVQVVKEPTGKKGAFLSSYLSLPGRYFVLTPGREQIGISRKIEDEKERSRLKEVIDEVNPGAGVGVIVRTASTGQSKSALRRDFKFLTRLWNDVREKGQDAKPPSLVYEEMGLASRAVRDYLSSDVAEIWVDDKETAEQVKKLASLSFPRRNNLVKLHSDTDKSLWERFNLVKQIEQIYGREVNLPSGGRLVFDQTEALTAIDINSGKIGGERNFKEMALKTNKESAEMIARQLKLRDLGGQVVIDFIEMKDPKHCREVEKTMRSALKNDRARTDVGRISRFGLMELVRQRLGSSAIAVSTEPCPSCEGTGIRRNMEWQSMQALKDIYRMLRKPGCPSPLLFEAEEELALYLLNHKRDPIIQYEKMFDTKINIEVIWAD, from the coding sequence ATGACAGTTAACGACAATAAAAAGAAAAAAGAAAAAATGTTTATCAGCGTACTCCCCGAAGAACAGGTGGAAGTAGCGCTGACTCAGGAAGGTCAGGTTATCGAGTATTACGTTGAAATGCTCCATCAGGCCAAAACCAAAGGTAATATTTACAAAGGATACATCCACAATATTGATGCGGCTCTCCAGGCTGCTTTCATTAATTACGGGGCTGAAAGAAACGGATTCCTGCAGGTGGATGAGGTCCATCCTGAATACTATCAGGGTACCTATAAATTAAAAAAAGGGCACAGATTCCCTTTGCTGCAAAAAGTTCTTAAGCCTGGACAGGAAATCTTTGTTCAGGTGGTAAAAGAGCCTACCGGTAAAAAAGGGGCTTTCCTTTCATCATATCTATCCTTGCCGGGCCGTTATTTTGTTCTGACTCCAGGTCGAGAACAGATTGGTATTTCCCGCAAAATAGAAGATGAGAAAGAGCGCAGCAGGCTTAAAGAAGTCATAGACGAAGTCAATCCCGGTGCAGGCGTCGGAGTTATCGTGCGTACGGCCAGCACAGGACAGAGTAAGTCCGCTCTTAGACGTGATTTCAAATTCCTTACCAGACTCTGGAACGATGTTCGCGAGAAAGGACAGGACGCTAAACCACCATCTCTCGTTTATGAAGAGATGGGGCTGGCATCTCGCGCAGTACGTGATTATTTGTCCTCTGATGTTGCTGAAATATGGGTTGATGATAAGGAGACTGCCGAACAGGTTAAGAAACTTGCTTCGCTATCTTTTCCGCGTCGCAACAATCTGGTCAAACTTCATAGCGATACAGATAAGTCCCTTTGGGAACGCTTTAATCTGGTTAAACAAATTGAACAGATTTATGGACGAGAAGTAAATCTACCCTCCGGCGGGAGATTAGTATTTGACCAGACTGAAGCTTTAACTGCTATTGATATCAACTCCGGTAAAATCGGAGGCGAACGCAATTTTAAAGAAATGGCTCTGAAGACCAATAAAGAAAGTGCTGAAATGATTGCCCGCCAGCTTAAACTGAGAGATCTGGGCGGTCAGGTTGTAATCGACTTTATTGAAATGAAAGATCCTAAGCATTGTCGTGAAGTAGAAAAAACAATGCGCTCGGCACTCAAAAACGATCGGGCCAGAACGGATGTTGGGCGTATCTCACGATTCGGTCTTATGGAGCTTGTACGTCAGCGTTTAGGATCATCAGCCATTGCTGTGTCCACTGAGCCATGTCCAAGCTGTGAAGGGACAGGAATCCGCCGCAATATGGAATGGCAGTCCATGCAGGCCCTTAAAGACATATACAGAATGCTCAGAAAACCAGGATGCCCTTCGCCTTTGCTTTTCGAGGCAGAAGAAGAGCTGGCCTTGTACCTGCTCAATCATAAACGTGATCCAATCATTCAATATGAAAAGATGTTCGATACCAAAATTAATATCGAAGTCATCTGGGCGGATTAA
- a CDS encoding epoxyqueuosine reductase QueH, translating into MPSKRILLHACCGPCSITTIDILHAQGFEVCAFFYNPNIHPLQEYIRRREGFLEVANKMSVKVIGKLDEYDSKRWFRSIAYREENRCFHCYADRLERTLSLAKRGGFDFFTTTLLYSKFQQHMRIADLGRDMAGTSKCKFYYYDFREGWKEGIERSKKMEIYRQQYCGCLFSENERYAKELNNS; encoded by the coding sequence ATGCCTTCCAAACGAATTTTGCTTCACGCTTGTTGTGGACCATGCTCAATTACCACCATTGATATCTTGCATGCGCAAGGTTTTGAAGTCTGCGCTTTTTTTTACAATCCTAATATTCACCCTTTACAAGAATACATTCGTCGGCGGGAAGGATTCCTTGAAGTTGCTAATAAAATGAGCGTTAAAGTTATCGGTAAGCTTGATGAATATGATTCAAAAAGATGGTTTCGCTCTATTGCATATCGTGAAGAAAACCGTTGTTTCCATTGTTATGCAGATCGACTGGAACGTACTTTATCATTGGCGAAAAGAGGTGGTTTTGACTTTTTCACCACTACCCTGCTCTACAGTAAATTTCAGCAGCATATGCGTATAGCAGATTTGGGAAGAGACATGGCAGGGACAAGTAAATGTAAATTTTATTACTATGATTTTCGTGAAGGCTGGAAAGAAGGTATTGAACGATCCAAAAAAATGGAAATATATCGCCAGCAATATTGCGGTTGTCTTTTCAGCGAAAACGAACGCTATGCGAAAGAGTTAAATAATTCTTAG